From a region of the Parus major isolate Abel chromosome 25LG1, Parus_major1.1, whole genome shotgun sequence genome:
- the EFNA1 gene encoding ephrin-A1 — MERYTLYLVELEEYQACKPRSKEQIRWECDKPSALHGPEKFSEKFQRFTPFTLGKEFREGHSYYYISKPIHHHGEACLKLKVTVTGKGTPAPPAPASTQKGRIQADDAAAHVLRSVGQNSAMRSSSRPFTFISLLLPLLVPQGL, encoded by the exons ATGGAGCGCTACACCCTGTACCTGGTGGAGCTCGAGGAGTATCAGGCCTGCAAGCCCCGCTCCAAGGAGCAGATCCGCTGGGAATGTGACAAGCCCAGCGCCCTACACGGCCCCGAGAAGTTCTCGGAGAAATTCCAGCGCTTCACTCCCTTCACGCTGGGCAAAGAGTTCAGGGAGGGGCACAGCTACTACTACATCT CCAAGCCCATCCACCACCACGGTGAAGCCTGCCTGAAGCTGAAGGTGACGGTGACAGGCAAAGGCA CTCCGGCACCACCTGCCCCAGCCTCGACACAGAAGGGGAGGATCCAGGCAG ATGATGCAGCCGCACACGTGCTGAGGAGCGTGGGGCAGAACTCGGCCATGCGCAGCAGCAGCCGCCCCTTCACCTTCatcagcctcctcctgcccctcttgGTGCcgcaggggctctga